The window GTTGCTGGAACCTGTCAACGTTGATACCCATCCGCATCGGTTCAGTCGTGTCGGGATAATCGAGCATCTGCCATGGGATCTCCATCTCCACAACCCATCCGTCTTCGACAATCTGTGCTGCGGCTTTCCATAGCCCGATCCATTCGCTTTTTTCGGCGCGTCCAGTGGCGAGATGCGCGTATTTCGTGCCGAGCGCGTTCGCCATAAAGAAGTTTCTATCGGCAAATTGATGTGTGTGGAACGGATCAAGGCTGAAGGACACCCAATCTTCACCTTGAAAACGGGTTTGGTCCTTAGTCTGGCGTGCCACAATTTTGTCGGGCATATCATCGTATAAATGAAGTCCGACGTAGATCGCTTTGTCTGTGTAAACGAGACGACCCACGGATTGGTTCTTCGCCGGTTTTTCGGTGCGTTCGTCTGTAAACCCAGTGGCTTGTGGTGCGTCTTGCCAGCAGGTATCGTCGAGAACGCCATCAATGGTGGGGGGTTGATCTGTTTTTACTGTGGTTAGGTCTTTTTTTACTGTTGGGTCATTTGAAACAGCCGTTAGTTGAGAGCATATAGTGAGTGTTAAGACTGTGATTATTAACAAATTTGTTTTCATGGGTTTATCAATTGTTCCTTTTTGTATTGTTGTGGAATTTCTATTCAATTTGTTTTCTCCTATTTCTGTGGATTTGCCTATGTAGAGTCCCTTAAGATTGAAAAGGATAGTGGAGAAACTTAATGAGGTCTCCTAAGTAAATAGCAAGACAAGCCTTGATTGAATCAGAGCACGAAAACCTGACAAGAGGCTTGTGATAGGTACTACAAATGGGGTGGAGAAAAGTTGCACTTTTTTGCTTATGTTTATACTGATGGCGATGGATATTTTGGGATTTGTTGCTGTGGTGTGGTACTCACGGGAGACGCACACTCTTTAATGAGATGGTGGTTGTGATTGGGTAAAATAAGTGATGTTCTAATACCTTTTCTATTTGGATGGTTTTCATAGGCAGTCGCCTGATAGGAAAAATTTAGGACTTTTCTTACAAAGCAGCGAAAACGTCTGATCCGCTTTATGAACTTAGTGGTGAAAAAACAACAAAACATCAACTACCACAGAAAACCACAGAATTTTCGGATCTGTCAAAATTGACCGCCAACCCAAGCTGTGAAAGGGTTTGGAAGCGATTTTGAAAAATTTCATGACGGTTAAATCTGTCAAAATTCTGTGGTGAATTGACAGGTTATAGTGTTCTTATATGTGAATTATAGATATACTATAAGTTAACTTTCATAATGCTTATAGATATGAAAGTTATTCAATTAGATATGGTATAACAATATTGGGTAGAGGTTCGGTGCGGTTGGGAAACCGCACCATAGGTGTCAATTTAGGGATTTTCCACGACTTTTTAGAATAGTTATTATAAACATGCCGCCCTTACAAGGCTTGGGAGACGGGGGCGGCGTATTTCTATAAACATGCCGCCCTTACAGGGCTGAACTGTTTTTTAGATGCATTTCTATAAACATGCCGTCGCTACGCGACTGAAGAGGGTTTCTGACGTGTCCAAAGCTTATGGCTAAAACCCGGCGCAGTTGGAAACAGCGCCTACCGGATCTGGGTCTGCGATGGTTATTTTTTCTAAAATTGATGCCTATGGTGCGGTTGGGAAACCGCGAAGAAATTCGCAGAAATACCCAAGCAAAAACACCCTTATCAAAAACCCTACCGAGTCGGGATGGACGGTGTAGTTAATGTGGTATAAATCTCCTGTAAGGACATTTAGCAAAATTTCCTTATACCGATTCTGGGAAATGCTCATCAAACCAAGCAAGCACGCGCTGCCAATAGTCAAAGACATTTGGGTAACGCCATGATGTAACTTGGGCATGTCCTTCGCCCTCATATCGCGCTAAAACGGCTTTTTTCCCAAGTCTACGCAAACCCGAAAACATTTCCCCTGCCTGTGGAACAGCAGGAACATCTAAAGCACCAACAACCAACAATAGAGGCGTTTCCACCTTATCAAGGAAAAAGATCGGTGAGTTTTCAATATATCGGTCCCGGAATTTCCAAAGCGATCCTCCCATTTTGGCTTGTCCACTTTCTGTCCAATGAATCCACATGCTATCTCCCTCTTCTGTCAAATGTCCGTAGGAACTAATTAAGTTCCCACGTCCGGCACTGCTGACAGCTGCGGCAAACCGCGGTGTTTGTGTAATTAGGGCGTTGACGCAGTAACCTCCATAACTATGCCCCATTATTCCTAAACGGTTGGGATCGGCAATTCCCATGTCAATTAGCGTATCTATACCAGAGAGCACCATCTCTGCCAATTCTTGGACAGGCGCGTTGGTTTCCATCGGTGTATCAGGAAGGAAGACAGCGTAACCTTGATTCGTCAGCAGAAAATTGCCTCCATGGTGATCTGTGCCGAAATCGTTAAATTGATATGAGAGAAATTTACCGCCATAGACCTGCGTAATTAATGGATAGCGTTTACCCTCTACGTAGTTTGGTGGGAGTAGCAAGGCACCTCTGAGATTCTTGCCAGAGGGTGTCTGCCAAGTGACGATCTGTGAAGTACCAAGCGGCTCTGTTTCAATGTTTGGATTCAGTTGAGTGAGTTGCCGTGGATTTTGAAAGTTGGCATCCGCTACCCACACATCGGGCGGATGACGGACATCCTCAATACTGTAGAAAATGTTTCCCGTTTGCGGTGCAACATCCATGTTTCTACCCATAGGATTGTAATTACGCTTTTCTTCAACCAACTGTGTAATTTCGTGCGTTTTCAGGTTGACGCGATGCAAACCGGACTGAGCATTTTTAAAGTGTACTGTATGAATGTATATCACTTCAGCGTTGTCCGGTGCCCAGACGGTGTCTGCTTGGGCACAACGAACAATCCGGACAACATGACGGTCAAATCCATCTGTCAGTTTCTCAACAGTTTTATCGGCGACAGAGATTCGCCAAAGATCGCCTCGCGCAACCCAGAATAGGTGTTTGCTATCAGAACTCCATAAAGGCGATAAAGGGGGATGCGACCCATTTGTCAGTTCAATGTCGGTGTCTTGAGTGAGATTCAGTTGGCTACCGTCAGTTGTCGAAATAAGGAAAAGTTCATCTTTTGCCTCTTTGTTTTCTGTCATGTACGCAATGTAGCGTCCATTTGGTGACCAAGTGAACGAAAGTCCCCAACTAAATTTAAGCGAGTCAGCAAGTAATTTCGGGGGTCCACCATTCAGCGGCGAAAGATAGAGGTCGTAAAATAGTTGCGAGTTACTTTCTATTCCTTGAAAACTCATAAACGCCGCGGCACTTCCATCTGGGGCAACGCGAATACCGGATGGATAGAAGCCGTGCGCTAACGTTTGGACTTCCCCTGTGGCAACCGTGATTATGCCAATGTCTGCGCGATACCTTGCATCAAACCATGCAGTTCGCCGCGGTCGGAATGCATTTTCCGATTGTCCAGCAATCGGACTCTCAAAGACTGACACTGATGCCTTTTCTTGGTCTGGCGGTGGTTCTTCGCCTGTCTCTGTTTCTGCGTGCAGCCTAACGATAATACGCGTTCCATCAGGGGTCCAGAGCGGTGGGGGTGTGAACGCCAAAAAAGGTCGAATCATGACATCACTCGCGAGTTGTGGTTCATCTTCGCCGACTTCCCATATCCACAGTTGGGCTGTTTCGTGCTTATCCGAATAAAAAGCCAATCTTTTTCCATCTGGTGACCAAGCAGGGCAGTAACTTGTTCCCCAGTTCGGTGTGAGATTCCGAGATTCGCCACTTTGAACATTGACAAGCCAAATTTCACTGCCTTCCTGTAAGTCAAGTAAGCCTGTTGGAATATAACCATCGATTCCAGTTCCTACGCGTTTTCTGGAATAATTTTGAACGGCAACAGCAAGTCGTGTCCCATCTGGGGAAGCAGCAATTGGATCAAATAGCGTGAGGAGTTCTATCGACAGAATGTCTTCAATACTTCTTAACATTTCGGTGTGCATTATTTCGCCTTTCCTAATTCTTATGTTCTATTCTAAACTTTGGGCAATTTTTCAAAGTTTTTCATGTGATAGGTTTCTATACAGGATTTCCGCCCCTACGGGGATAAAAGGATAGCAGAGGTTCTTCGTGTATGGATGATATCCAGTGCGGTTAGGAAACCGGACCATAGGTGTTAATTTAGAGATTTTTCGCGACAATTTTGGTAGCAAAGGTTTACAAATGCCGCCCTTACAGGGCTTAGATCTTTTTTCGTCACACGCTGCTATAGACATGCCGTCCCTACGGGACTAAAGAGAGTTTCTGGCGTTTTCAAAGTTTCTGGCTAAAACCCGGCGCAGTTAGAAACAGCACCTACCGGGCCTGGGAATCAATGCCACCATTTTTCTAAAATTGACACCTATGGTGTGATTAGGAAATCGTGAAGAAACACGCAGAAACACCCAAGCAATCCGCAGAAATACCCAAGCAAAAACACACCAAGCAAAAACCCTACCGGGCCTGGGGCTCGGATTTTGCTATAAAAAGAAGTGAGAAGGTGTTTTCTGGTACTGCCTGAGAGCGTTAGGTAGCTCCAGACAGGGTGCTGGCATGGAAATCTGAGATGCTTTTTTCAACACTGCGGCACAGCATTTCATCGCTGAGATGGAATGCCTCACGTATTGTGATTGCCAGTTTCTGCTTCTTCTCTATTGAATCAAGCAATTGTTGGTTCCATACCACCACAACAGAATCAGCATTTCTCTGAAGTTCTTGTAAGCCTTGTTCTGCTTTTTTACCGCGACGTTGACCTTCAAAATTAAACGGTTGTGCCACAACGCCTACGGCTAAAGCACCCTGTTCTCGAGCGAGGGAAGCAATCAGCGGCGAAGCACCCGCGCCTGTTCCACCCGCCATACCGGCTATGATAAAAACAATATCCGCATCTGCTACGAGGCTGTGGAGTTTTTCCCTGTCTTCCTCAGCTGCCTTTCTACCTATCTCTGGGTTCGCGCCACAACCCAGCCCTTGGGTGGTGTTAGCACCGATCTGCACCGGTGTTGCTTCATGGTGTTTGTCGAGTGCTTCCTTGTCTGTATTCACAGCGTAAAATTCGATGTCCGTCAAACCGTCTTCAATCATTCGTTTGACGGCGTTGCCGCCCGCGCTACCGACCCCAATAACCTTGATTCTGGGTTGGATGTGTTTGGATTTTTCCTGTTTAGATGACATGGTTCTCCCTCTTTCAAGTTCGACATCGAACTCCTTGCGGAGAAGTTCGCGTGTCTGTCTTAATTTGGTCTTGATTGTGCCTATCGCTAATCCGAGTTCAGCATGGATCTCGTTGACACTCCACAATTCCAGATAGTATAGGACCGCAACGCGGCGTACTTTATCTGGCAGGTGATGCACTGCTTCTCTCACAGCATCGTGGAGTTCTGTTTCCCAGAAACGCGCAACCGCGTCCCGATCGATCTGATCGGTTAAATCAGCGTAACTATACGGCATCTCGTCTGTTGAATGATGCAGTGAAGCGTAGTACCGCTTGCAAGCGTTGTAAGCAATGCGGTGCAGCCATCCACCGAAACTCTCAACACTCCGCAGTCCGTTGATATTTTCCCAGACAGATTTCCAGACATCCATGAGAATTTCTTCAGCATCGCGGCGTTGTCTCGAATTGGCGATAATCACTTTCCAGATGCGTGGACTATAACGCGACATCAGTTCTGTAAATGCTGACTCATTCCCCATTTGTACAAGTTGAATGAGTTCTTCATCTTTCAAAGTGGTGTGCATTGATATATCTGATCGCATAGATAGTCCTCAATTAGATTTTAACTTAAAGAGTAGGCTTTTTCGGGGGGCGGTTTAAAAAACTGATTTTTCGCTGTGCCTTTTGCTATGGCTTATATCTCTGAACGGAGGAAGACGAGGAAGGCACCTGAAAGAAATATACCGAGTAGTAAAATGAGCAACAGTATATCCATTATAGCCGAATTGAGTGTATCTTGAAAAGTTAGTTTATCTTCAAACATCGGGATAGCCTCTGGTGAGACAGGCTTTTCTGACATGCCTTTCGGGATGCCGATGAAGTGAAGGCTTTCTGGATCTGCTCTATCCATTTCAACGATAAAGTCTCGGAACTGACGGATATGAAGATGGCAATTTTCTAAGAACTGCAAATGGCGATTAAAGCCTGTACCTGCCATGGATTCAAGCGCGTATTGGACAATCGCTGCAGGGGAGCACCGGGTTATTCGTCTTGCGTGTAGGACTTGCGCGCTTTGTGCAGCGAGATGCTGGCGGCTCAGCCGTTCCCGCGTCTCCATGTCTTTGCTAACGAACTCGCGCTGGATCTCTAATTCTGAAGTGTCTACCTCTGCAACTTCTTCCTGAGAGGTGCCTGCTGATTGACGGCGTTCTTTTAAAGTTTCCCTTTTATTGAGGAAATCGCTTAAAATTTGGTCGAAGGCGGTACCTTTTGCCATCCGAAATTGATGGTGTGTTTGGACAGAGGGCATCCATTTTGTTGAGAGAGTGCCGAGGGTTGAGGGCATAAACACTACAACGGTCACCCAAATTAGCAATAGGACAACGAGACTTAACCGACTTTCTCGGGTCATCGCGGAGACGATAAGTCCAACGGCGATGAAGATGCCAGCATAGCAAGAAGCGATGAGGACGATGAGCCCTACACGTCCCCAGTCTGTCCCACTGAGCTGCGTCCAACTCTCGGTGGAAATGATGGCGAGATTGAACAATACGGCAAAATAGAAAGGGATGAGGACTGCGGTCAGCGAGCCAAGGAATTTGCCGACTAACAAAGCAGGACGCGAGATCGGATTTGCGAGACACAGCCGTAGCGTCCCTCGTTCTCTTTCCCCTGAGAGGGCATCAAAGGTAAACAGGAGCGGAATGAAGGAGAGCAGATAGGTGATAATAAAGACCCAATCAATCACCACTGCGGTCGGGCGGTGATTGCTGATCGCATCCATATTCAGACGTGGAACGCCCATTGCCCAAATGTAGGACAGTCCGTATAATCGCCAGAAACCACCACTTACGCTTTCGCTTGGCAGAAGCGCATCCCCTCCATCGGCAATGAAGGTGAGGGCAGAGGGACGTTTGTATAGTTTACCTGGACCCTTTTGCAGCAGCGCATACAATTGTGTGCGGGATTTCAACTCGGTGTGGGAGGCACTAACGTTCTCAGAATATTTCCGAACGCGTTCAGGATGTGTCTGAAGATGCACAACGGCGTTGGTAACCATTAGTGCTACGAGGATGAGCGTGGTTAAGGCGAAGCGGAGACTCGTGAGATGATCCAAAAGTTCACGTGTAACAATAATCATTTTATTAGTTCTCGGTTCTCAGTTTTCAGTTAAGAAGTCATCCGTTAATTTTTCAGCTATCAGTCATCGGTTATCCGTTAAAAGAGAGTTTGACTTAATCAAAACATCTCTTAACTGATGACTCTCACTGCGAGGCAAACCGATAACTGACAACCATTCTATACTTCAATTTTGATGAAGACCAGAAATGTTATCATGAATAGGACAAGGTTGATGAATACCAGCAAAAGTAATTCCGGTAGGGCGCGCTGTGCGTTGATGCTGACATCTGCCTGCTCAAAACGAAAGTCAGGCAGAATCGACCAGTCTACGGTGCCTTGATTCGTTGAAAACCACTGTAGACTCGCGAAGACATCTCTCTCATGAAAAGCGTCAATGAGGGTACGCCGGTATGTCTGCGCGGCTCGAATATAGTCGATCATGCTGTCTAAATCGGTACCTGCCCACGCGGCGGTTGCAAACGTGTACAGACTCGCCGGACTGAGTTTCATGAGTCGTTCATCCCATCGTGCTTGTCTGTGGGATATCTGTGCCACCAGTTGCTCCGCAACTAAGTACACCTTTTCGGCATTCTGGATTTGCAGTGTCGCGGCGAATTCATAGTAACGGCGCAAGTGTGTTACCAAGGTATCCGCAGTATTTTTCAATTCGATTTGGATGTTAACCCGAGGGAAGTCCCCGAGATACCACCCCCCGCCTTTATAGAAGCCGGTACCTGTAAATGTATCGAAAAATAGTGGAGGGTCGCCCTTAAGTGGACTACTCGCTAAGAACCGATCCCGTTCTCGATCTGCCTCTTCCCGAATCTGTGCTACCTGCTGGTTGGTGGATAATTTCTCTGCCCGCATGCCGCCCACCGGATTCAGGGCAAACCGACTCCAGTTTGGATAGACAAGCACCAAAACCACCCATAGGAACATACAGAGCATCAAGGACGTGGCAGCACGGCGCGTTGTTGTGGAAATGAGCAGACCGATCAGGTAGAAAACCGATAGGTAGACAATTGTTGTCAAAACAATGCCGCCAATTCGTAGAAAGTCGTCTGTGTTGAATTGCAGGGAACGCGCGAAAGAACACTGAATCAGGGCGAGCAGTAGACTCATTAGCACAGGGAGCAGCAGACAGACCATCGCCGCGAGATACTTGGCAAGCAGGATACTCCCGCGCCCGACAGGGTGTGAGAGCACCAAGCGCAAGGTGCCGGTTTCCCAATCGCCTGCAATGGCATCATAAGCGAAAAGCAGGGACAGTAGACTCAACACAACTTGAAAGGTAAAGACAATATCTATCTGTGAAAAGAGATAGAGATAGGGGTTATTTAAACCGAGGGGTGTCCCCGGACTTGAGAGGGATGGTACGCTCCCAAACGTCCACTGTTCTTCCTCTGGTCTGACATCAGCTATCGGGTTTGAGAGGGCTGGCACACTGTCAAACGCTATGTCAATATCGCTGCCGAAACGCGTCTCTAAGCCAGCACTAAAGAGACTCAGGGGGTTCGGAGGACGCTGAACCTTCAACTTCAAGACCGAATAGGCAGGTGTTGCTGCGACTGTCTCGCGGTTCACTGCTTCTTTCTGGCTGTAGTCGGCGAGACGCTCTTCGTGTGCGCCGATCAGGACAAACGTATTGGCGACAACGAGTAGGAGTGTAATGATGACCGCAGCGAAAAAACGCGCGCTCATCAGATGGGTCAAAAATTCTTGGCGTATTAGGGTTAGGAACATCATGCAATCGGTGCGGTGCACCTACCGTATCTAATATGGTAGGCGAGGATTGTATCCTCGCCAGCACAGGAGAGGTGTCTTTGTTTGATAAATGTCAACGTATTTTCAGGCTTTAGTATAAAATGACGGGACTTAGGATTCTAAGTTCATCGGCATGATGAGGCAGATATGTCCGTCCTTACCAATAGGTTTAACAGCGACAGGGTTCAACACACCCGAAAACTCCAAGGACACAGACTCCGTTTCAATGTGCAAGAGTGTCTCTATCAGCAGCTGAGCGTTCATACCGATACGGATGTTCCCAGTGCTGGACTCGGCTGCTAATGTCTCATGTATTTCATCTGTCTCAGAGGTCTTCGCCGAGATCCGAATCTGTTGTTCGTCTATTTCTAAACAGACCCGAGAGCATTCCGGATTTGCGAGCGACAAAATTTTATCCATCGCATGCACAATAGATGCTTTCGGCACAACTATATGCGCCTTAGAGGATCCTGGAATGAGTTTCTCATACGGCGGATATTCAGCGTCTACCAATCGCGTCGTCACCGTAGCGCGCTCGTCCGCAAAGAGAATCTGGTTCTCAATGCGTGAGATTCTTATCTCTGGGGCGTTAGCAAAGGTTCGTTCAATCTCTTTGACGGCTTTGAGGGGTACGATGAATCCATCGCTTTCTTGGGATAATTTAAGGGGTTCACAATGTGCGACGGCAAGTTGTATACCATCGGCTGCAACGATCTCGGTTCTGTCCTCAAGCAGGTTAAAATAGAGTCCGTTTAGGCATGCCTGTCGGGCTTTCTTTGCAGGCGCAGCAAATTCAGTTTTATGAAGAACAGACCGCAGGATTTCTCCATCAATAGCGAATGCTGCCTCGTCAATGGAAGGGAGTTGTGGGAATTCTTCATCGGCAAGTTTGACGGTTTTGTGAATGCCATTTCCAGAAGTGATTTCAATCCGATTGTTTGTCGTAGTTGTCAAGTCTATCGGTTTCTCAGTGGGCCACGCTTTAACAATATCCGCCAGTTTTCCGGCGGGGATAAGGATTGTACCCGCTTCTTTGACTGTCCCGTCAACTTTCATTCTGATGCCGATTTCCATGTCCGTCGCCATACATTCAATCGTGCTTCCCTCGGCGTGGATGAGAATAGGCGGCGTATTCTGCTCACTCGCGACACCCTGTAGCACTTGTAGGGAGGACAAAAGGTTATCTCTTTCAAAGGTTAATTTCATTCCGAAATCTCCGTTCAAATGTGTTTGGGAGTGATGTTCCGCTTCAATTGTGATATCTAACGCTTCTTGAATCATGAATTCATACTTCTTTAGTTGTTGCCGGGCGCGGCGGAGACGACTCCTAATCGTGTTTTCTGGTACACCTAAGAAGTTAACGATTTCTGCATAAGTCATGCCTTCAAGGTAATGAAGCGTGATGACTGTTCGGTTGTTTTCCTTCAACTTCGCAAGCAACTTTTCGACCAGGTCGCGTCGCGCTTCAGCAAAAATTTCCGCGTGCTCTGTTGCGACAAATCGGGAATATGCTTCTGTCTCTATTCCTGAGAGGTCGGCTTCTTCCAGTGGTTCGGTTTGTCGCTGGTTTTTTCGGAGCCACGCAATACAGAGACGATCTGCAATCACATAAAGCCATCTTGGAAACCGTGTCGGGTCTTCCAAGGTTTCCAATTTCTGATAGGCTTGCAGAAAGGTCTCCTGCGTAATATCTTCAGCGATATGGAAATCCCGAATTTTCCGCCATGCGAGCGTGTGGACCTGTTTCTGGTACTTTCTCACCAGACTTGCAAAGGCGGTCTCATCACCCGCAAGGATGCGTTGGATCAACACAACATCGTCGTTTTTCATCAAATATCTCCAGAAAGACTGTTTTCATCAAAGGAACTTATGCAATTTCCATGTTTCGGTTACAAATCGCAAAGAAGCACTTTATCAATTCACTTCACTATAGTGACGCGAACTACGAAAAAAAAGTGTGCATAATTCTGCAAAAGAAGCGAAAAAACGCATTTGAAAGGTTTGAAAGGAAGTTGATAATACCTCTCGTTTTCTACCTATACATATTTTAACCGAATTCCACTTTTAACTCAACTCAGATTCCACGCCGTTTTGTGCGTTCTTTCTGGGTTGATTGTGTTTTGCTATAGGTGTGCTTGTGGATAGAGGTTCTCAATTAACGTGAGTTTGAAAATAAAAATTAAAGCGTCCTGTAGGTTGGGTTGAACGGAGACCTATTAAAAATCGCACACGGCATAGTGTTTTCAGAAGATCAGAGAAACCTGAAAGCACCAAAAACCGAGTGAAACCCAACTCATTATGATACCGACACCGTTTGGGATGTTGGGTTTCGCTACAGCTATCTACCCGAACGGTTTATCGAAGAACGAAACGCTGTGTATAGCGAAAATGCGCTTGTGGTTTTACCGCTCAACCCAACCTACGTCCATATTTGTATTTTATTCTTCAACCCACGTTTAATTATCAACCTCACGTTCAATTAGGTTTGAACCTAAAGAAGGGCTTTTTCAGGGAAGGGTAAAAAAGTATGCGGGCACCCACAAGGGGAAGAAATCCGCAGAAACACCCAAGCAAAGACACCAAGCAAAAACCCCCTAAAAGAGATCTATTATTTTTAGATTTCACCATAAATATCTTTGTCGTTCCGAATTCTAATCTTTTCGCAGAGCTTCAATTGGGGAAAGCGACGATGCCTTTAGCGCGGGATACAGACCAAAGGAGATACCGATTATCGCTGAAACCGATACAGAAATCAATATCCATTGTGGGGAGACAACTGCGGGCCATTCGGGAACAATTTTGACGATTTTGACGGCGAGCAGTGCCATCCCTTCACCGGCGAGAATGCCCAACCCAACGCCGATTGCACCGCCTACACCACACATAATGACTGACTCTATTAGAAATTGCAGTAGAATATCCAACCGTTTCGCACCGAGTGCCTTCCGAAGTCCAATTTCACGAGTGCGTTCGGTAACAGCGACTAACATCATGTTCATAATCCCGATGCCGCCGACGAGGAGCGAGAATCCGGCGATGCTGCCTAAGGTAATTTTTATAATTTTACTGATTTTATCTAATTGCGCCATACCGGCTTGCATCTCAAAGATCTCGATGAAATCGTCTTGATTTCTATGCCGTTTCCGGATGACGGTTTTTACCTCTTCAACTGCCTGAGGCACATCGTCAACGGTATGTGCATAGACCGTGATACGCGGAATCTGGTCATTGCCCGTGAAGCGTTCCTGGATGGTTGATACAGGAATAAAGACAAGATTATCGAAACTAACACCGAACCGGAGACTTGTACCTCTCGGTACGAATGTGCCAATAACCGTGAAGCGTTCCGTGGATCGTCTCCCCTCTTTTTGTCCCCAACGGTTGTGATATTCGCCGTCTCGTGCGATTTTAATTTCCTGTCCCAACGGTGATCTATCACCGAACAGGGCGGTTGCAACCTCATCCCCAAGTACACAGACTTTTGATGCGTTTCTAACCTCTTCGTCTGTAATAAAACGTCCGTCTTTAACGTTCCAGTCCATTGCGGTGTTATA of the Candidatus Poribacteria bacterium genome contains:
- a CDS encoding ABC transporter permease, which codes for MRIVEAVSVGISAIRSNKMRSLLTMLGIIIGVASVLAMIAIGDGAKEIVRQDAQKLGGANQFFVYRMWYKRVNNRWVRNRSSEYLKYEDVLAMEAECPTVRAATPQIWNWGGVLIQASGGSETRAGWNGVDANYNTAMDWNVKDGRFITDEEVRNASKVCVLGDEVATALFGDRSPLGQEIKIARDGEYHNRWGQKEGRRSTERFTVIGTFVPRGTSLRFGVSFDNLVFIPVSTIQERFTGNDQIPRITVYAHTVDDVPQAVEEVKTVIRKRHRNQDDFIEIFEMQAGMAQLDKISKIIKITLGSIAGFSLLVGGIGIMNMMLVAVTERTREIGLRKALGAKRLDILLQFLIESVIMCGVGGAIGVGLGILAGEGMALLAVKIVKIVPEWPAVVSPQWILISVSVSAIIGISFGLYPALKASSLSPIEALRKD